One window from the genome of Mucilaginibacter ginsenosidivorans encodes:
- a CDS encoding COX15/CtaA family protein yields the protein MTKTSEASGRQIRLWLGAGILMVLVQILLGGITRLTGSGLSITEWKPLLGALPPLNHADWSHSFAQYQQIAQFKKLNSHFTLADYKGLFFWEWLHREWARVMGLVFIIPFMVFLLQRKFDRHLKWQLTGLFVLGAVQGLAGWLMVQSGLNDTDVAVSHIRLAVHFCLALFLLVYLFWMYLRLQADNEPVYVSRPFRLLTVLTCLVLCLQLIFGAFMAGTHAVLYAPTWPDINGTFFIPSSGITGGFLLRIIYDPLLIQFIHRLLAYLLCVLFLSFFLYARLLPARSELSGPALYPLLLLIIQVSLGIACLFHAGRPNYIWFAVLHQFNGILLLLSVTAIYRRIRTGPHNVSNSL from the coding sequence ATGACAAAGACTTCAGAGGCCTCCGGAAGGCAGATCCGCTTATGGCTGGGGGCAGGGATATTGATGGTACTGGTCCAGATTTTATTGGGTGGTATCACCCGTCTTACCGGTTCAGGTCTATCGATCACGGAATGGAAACCGCTATTGGGCGCGCTACCTCCACTAAACCACGCCGATTGGAGCCACAGCTTTGCACAATACCAACAGATCGCACAATTTAAAAAACTAAACAGTCACTTTACATTGGCCGATTACAAGGGGCTATTTTTCTGGGAATGGCTTCACCGGGAATGGGCAAGAGTCATGGGTCTGGTGTTTATCATTCCTTTTATGGTTTTTCTCTTGCAGCGGAAGTTTGACCGGCACTTAAAATGGCAGTTGACCGGCTTATTTGTACTGGGAGCCGTACAGGGGCTTGCCGGGTGGTTAATGGTTCAAAGCGGTCTGAATGATACCGATGTCGCGGTAAGCCATATCCGGCTGGCTGTGCATTTTTGCCTGGCGCTATTTTTACTTGTTTATCTGTTCTGGATGTATCTTAGGCTTCAGGCGGATAACGAGCCGGTGTATGTATCCCGGCCATTTAGGCTATTGACGGTGCTGACCTGCCTCGTGCTCTGTCTTCAGCTCATTTTTGGCGCTTTTATGGCAGGTACACATGCGGTGCTCTATGCGCCCACGTGGCCGGATATCAACGGGACATTTTTCATCCCATCATCCGGCATAACCGGCGGTTTCCTTCTCCGGATAATTTACGACCCCCTGCTGATCCAGTTTATCCACCGCCTGCTTGCTTATTTGTTATGCGTCCTCTTTTTAAGCTTTTTCCTGTATGCGCGCCTTTTACCGGCCCGGTCGGAATTGTCAGGGCCGGCGCTTTACCCGCTGCTGCTATTGATCATTCAGGTTTCTCTGGGCATTGCTTGTCTTTTCCATGCGGGCAGACCGAATTATATCTGGTTCGCCGTCCTGCACCAGTTCAATGGGATCCTGTTGCTGCTGAGCGTGACAGCCATCTATCGCCGGATCCGCACCGGCCCGCATAACGTATCGAATAGTCTTTAA